Part of the Vigna angularis cultivar LongXiaoDou No.4 chromosome 1, ASM1680809v1, whole genome shotgun sequence genome, AGAGGCTATGTGATTTTTCTAGTACATGACTACAGAATCATTGACATTCATGCATTGAGTTTGGGAGGAACTGAACCTGGCAGCCTCAGCACGTCTTCTAGCTTGCTCTGCTATTTCAGACTGCTCGTGGTTGACCTTGGTTTCTCCTACTTGGAGACCATGAAGTGTGCGCTGATTCATGGCCCATTGAGCTTCCCTTTCTCCCTTTCCGTAGTCTTTCTTTGTAGTGAAAGCAGTCTGCACCAACACAAGCATTGGAATGAAGTGACAAGTTTGTAAAAAGCAAGTTTGGTCATTTAAGAATGTTTCTGGCTAGACCTTGTTCTCAAGCATGTTGTCCCAAGCCTTGCCCGACAGTCCCAACCGGATGAGGAACTTGAGGATGTCAAGAGGAATGTAGGTAACAATGCTGAAGACCCATATTGCTCCTGCCCATCCCCAACCAACTCCATTGATTCTAGCAAAGTCCCAGTGTGCATACACAGCAATCACAGTGGCCACCTGATTCACCAGTTCTCAGGtcagaaataattatttatataacttttagcTAAATGCATTATGATGGAActacttttttcttatttcttggTTGATGATTGGTTTCCTTGTTTATTAGACAGCATGTTTTCAGAAAGTTGTAACTTACCAATTGAGCAGCAAAGAAGGCTGTGATAAGCAAAATTCCAGGGAGTTCAACATAAGACCAACTCCTTGACCTGGTGACGAAGATGAGTGCTTGGCTAATGATACTCACTTGAAGGTAGAGGGCTGAGTTAAGCTGCTCCTCACTGTCTGCAATTGGCTTAACACCAAAGGTTCTCTGAAGGGAAAAAACATCATGGTATGTCATGTCAGAGTTATATGTGATAAGTTGTCTATTGTTTGAATAGTGAATAGCACTTACGGTGAAGAAATCGGTGTCAtgaaccaaaaagaaaaagacaacagTGATGATGGCCATGTAAGCTCCAAGAACAATACCAGTGGCGAATATTTCTTTCAGCTTCCATGAATCGGGAAGAGGAGAAGGCTTCACCCTATCCTTGGAGATTGTCATGATGGTTCCATCGTTCAAGATGGCGATGACGAGGACCATGAAAGGGGAGAAGTCGAACTTCCATATTAGAGCAACGAGCATGAATCCAAACACAATACGGATGGTGATGGAAACAGCGTAGATTGTGTAATTCTTCATTCTCTGGAAGATGGCTCTGCTGGTCAAAACAGCACTCACGATCACACTGAGTCCGGGCTCGGTCAGGACAATGTCTGAGGCACTTCTCGCTGCATCAGTGGCATCGGCAACGGCAATACCAATGTCTGCCTTCTTCAGCGCTGGGGCATCATTCACACCATCTCCAGTCATTCCACAAATATGCTTTCTATCTTGCAACCTCTTCACAATCTCATACTTGTGCTCTGCATGAAACAAGAAAATCAATTTGTTGTTGCTTTGAGTTATcttgtttacttttattatttaattagaatATACTCATGCAATCATACAACAACAAACATAGATTGTCATATAGACAAATCTAAAAGGATTATGCTTTAAACTCTTTGTTATTATGTAGGTTTTGTTAGATTAACATGAACTAGGTTGATGTCATTACCGGGGAAGACTCCGGCAAATCCATCAGCCTTCTCAATGAGTTCATCAATTGGGATTGATGCAATGGTTGGGTCCTTGCAGTCACCAAGAAGAGAGGATGAAGGGTACATGTTGGTGCCCATTCCAAGCCTGCGACCAGTTTCTTTTCCAATGGCAAGTTGATCACCAGTGATCATCTTAACATTGACTCCAAGGTCAAGAGCACGTCGAATAGTCTCAGCACTATCGTGCCTTGGAGGGTCAAAGAGGGGCAAGAGACCCAAGAACTCCCAGGGGTCTCCTTCATTCTCCTTGCTCTTTTCCGAAACAGTCTGAAAACCATGTGCAAGAGTTTTGTTAAGGGAATTTCCTAGTGGTTGTGTCAAGTGATCATTTTCCTTTCCTCATTTTGGTTTTTAACAGTAAATTCATGACATGAAATATTATACACTTTATTCACCTGGCGTGAAACACCCAATGAACGCAGACCACGGTTAGCATACTCATCAATGACTTTATGGGCCTTTTTCAAAATCTCTCCCTTGAGTCCACAGAGCTCAATAATCTGACATACATAAATTTGGTTAGTCAAATATCAGTAGGTTCATATATGTTatcttttataagaaaaattatttcatgATAATGATGCATAAGAAAAGTAATGGTGAATCCCTCACTTGCTCAGGAGCACCCTTGCTGCTTCTGTGCCAATTGCCTTGGGCATCAATGTAAGTGATAGCTGTGCGCTTGTCCACAGGATTGAAGGGCAAAAAATGCACCTCATCGATTCCTGCTCTTGCCTGAGATGCCACAAAAGATAGCATTGACAATGATAAGCCAATCTACATGATTTATGTTAACACAGTACTAATGTTCATAAAAGAACATCAATTTGAAACTTAATAAGCACCTCCTTGGGATCACTCAGCATTCCAACGATTGAAGCATCAATGGCATCCTGATTTTCAGTCCTGGAAGCCCTGGCAGCATACAAGACAAGGGTATCCTTGTCCATGCCAGTGGGGAACACCTACATTCACAAGCAACCTTAATTAACACAAATTGGAAGTCTTTGGTGCAAATGCAAGGATTCATTATCACATTTTAGGAAAACAAAAGTGTTCACATTGGTCATTCACCTCAATCAAGTTCTTATCCACAGTGAGCTTGTTAAGAGTGAGGGTTCCGGTCTTGTCACTGCAGAGAACATCCATGCCAGCCATCTCTTCAATGGCTGTCATCCTCTTGGTGATGGCTCCTTGCTGAGACAAACGGTGAGACCCAATGGCCATGGTGACAGACAAGACAGTTGGCATGGCAATTGGGATACCTCCAATGAGAAGAACCAACAAATTATCAATGCCCTCTCTGTAAGACCTTTGCTGGATGGGATACATCACAATAATCTCAATCAACATTCCCAGAGCAATTGAGCAGATACAGAAGTTTCCAATGGCAGTCAACACCTGGTAGAAGCCAATCCAATATTCAAACATTATTCCAAAGTtgtcaaacaaaaaaatcaattaagaaatataaagaaaagaCGTACCTTCTGGAAGTGACCAACATTGTTGGTGCTGTCCACAAGATGTGCAGCCTTGCCAAAGAAGGTGTGAACACCGGTGGCAATGACAACAGCTTCTATTTCACCTTGTTTGCAGGTGGAACCAGAGAAGACCTCACTACCAGGATTCTTGGTGACGGGCAAGGACTCACCAGTGAGGGCAGACTGATCAATCTTAAGGGGATCTCCCTCCAAAAGACGGGCATCAGCTGGGACAATATCTCCCAACTTGATGCTGATCAAATCTCCTGGCACCAAAATTGCAGCTTCCTCCTCGCTCCATTTTCCATCCCTCAACACCTGTGTACAAAATGGCTCCTTCCTTTTAGTTTGTTAATGTGAAATTTATATGTGAGTTGTCATAGTACCACGACAAATCTAAAGATTTTGCTAATTGAACGAAATTGGACACACCAAGAGAGAAAGAGTGAGATTTTCAATGATTGTTCCAAAATCCTTAATTCTTTAGAATAAAATGAATTGTTTTAAtgaagaaagtaaaagaaatttgaatgtCTCCTCCCTTTGCCCTCTCTTTCGTTCACAAGATCTCTACTCTCTCCATGTCTCTGTGAGCTCTCTCTTCCCCTCTGTAGTCCTTGttctctcttcattttctttctttttattggaGCTTTTTGGATTCAAGTAATTCATGTCAAGTTCATTTACCAGTTTTGTAACATATATTCCAatattagtttagttttttGTCATCTGTTTCTCATTTGCCTACTACCCATTTTGATGAAATGTTTGAGTTAACGACCTGTGATGCCACATATTACACATAACATTTGCTAttgttgggaaacagcggtacttgttccctcctctgtgaaccccaaaatgggcactatgcggaagcgtaaaaatgaaagcgtaggaaaagagaaaattaacactggaaattttaacgtggaaaatcctctcggaaaaaaccacgggacctagtccagaaaattatctccactatgaaagtaggattacagtgtttctctcactctctgaggatctctcaataaatctcaccctctcggatggtatacaagaCTCTCCCTGTatcacacactcacaaaatagactctctctatttttttttctctctcactcaATCGTGGCTTCACTTCTGAATTTGGTGgcttttcttctttctgttcGTTGCATCTTTTGCTGCTTGGTTTGCcttcatttataataaatgaaggaaggagaagaaaacaagaaacatGCTGAAGATGTGCACTCATTACCGTGAAACAAGGAGGAATGGGACTCATTTTCTCCCACTTTCGGTGGAGGAGAAAAACATTGACCCCTAAAGTATGGTGGATGGGTCCCAATCtttgttttattccaacaaaactcccccataaaacaaacaaatgggGCTTCCATCCCGTCTTCGTATCTTGACTTAGTTGGAAGGTACCACGACACCAGCACCTTGACaacaatcttcaaccttcttggttgGTATTGACTTAGTCATCATGTCAGACCAATTCAAGTCTGTatggattttctctatcttcaatttcttctcatccagcgcttctcgtatccagtgataccgcacgtcgatatgcttcgagcgtgaatggaacatggggttcttggttagatgaatggtactttgattatcacaattcaccacataatcatcttgatcatgtcctaattcacttaggaaattcttcatccatagcatctctttagaggcttcagtcactgctacatactctgcttcagcGGTGGACAATGTCACACATTTCTGTAGTTTTGACTGCCAAGAAACAGCTCCCCCTGcaaaagtaatcagataacctgatgttgacttccttgaatcgacatctccagccatgtctgagtctgaatatccgattagctttagatctccattgccaaaacacaagcttcttttggCAGATCCTCTTAGATACCTCAGTATCCACTTAACAGCTTCCCAATGCTCCTTTCCTGGATTCGACAGGAATCTGCTCACAACTCCTACAGCATAGCCAATATCTGGCcttgtacaaaccattgcatacataaggctacccacggcagaagagtagggtaccttgttcatttcttccttttcttctttattctttGGACATTGAGACTTACTGAGTTTGAAATGTCCAGCGATTGGAACACGAGCAGGTTTggcattgtgcatgttgaaccttttgagaatcttctcaatgtaatcttcttgagatatccatagcattcttctagaacgatctctggagattttcattccaagtatcttctttactgcacccaggtctttcatggcaaaagacttgctcaatgccttcttgagagcagctattttaattttgtccttccctacaatcaacatatcatcaacatacaagagaagtatgatggactcaccattttcataatgcttcacaaacacgcaatggtctgcggaggtcttcttgaaattatgttggatcatgaaggaatcaaatttcttgtaccattgtcttggagcttgcttcagaccatagaggcttttcttcagacgacacaccaagtgttctttgcctggttcttcaaaaccctctggttgcttcatgtaaatttcttcttctaaGTCTCCATGTAAGAATGCTGTTTTGACGTCCAGTTGTTCAATCTCCAAGTCTAGTGTTGCTGCCAGACCGAGAATCGCTctaatggatgtcatcttcacTACTGGTGAGAATATTTCATCAAAgtctattcctttcttctggttgcaccccttcacgacaattcgtgctttgtaccttgggcttgggttgttctcttcattcttgagcttgaacacccatttgttctgcaatgctctcctttcttttggtaattctaccaaatcataagtctgattttcctttaaggattgcatctcttcttccatggcttgcAACCATTTGCCTTTGTCTTTCGTCTCCattgcttctacaaagctttgaggttcaccttcatcagtaaaattaacatattcatctgaaaaataccttcttgacgGTTGCTTCTGTCTTGTTGATCGTCTCAATTGGGGTTCTTGCGGAGCATCCTCAATTGGTTGATCTTCTTCCGTCAGATTAGGTTGATCAGGTTCTTCAGCCATTTCATCAAGTTGTAACTCCTGAACTGTCTCAGCTTGTCGAGTCTCTCCCCCTAAGTTTTTCATGACAATAGGGCTTTGATCTCTTATCACCTTAAATGTtggtttctccactttcttgatgtcttggatcttctgatcttcaaagaacaccacatctctgcttcgaacaatctttctgtttgcaggatcccataatctgaaaccaaattcatctcttggagaaccaaggtatatgcactctttcgccttagcatcgagctttgctctttcatctttcggaaTGTGAACTGATGCCTTACATCCGAAGACTCTCAAGTTGCGATATGAGGCCTTTTTACCAGACCATACTTCTTCTGGGATCTTACCATTCAATGGTCTTGATGGTGATAAGTTGATCAATTGAGTTGCTGTTAGCACTGCCTCCCCCCAGAATGTCTTGGGAAGTTTTGCGTGAGACAACATGCTTCTGACCTTCTCGGCAATCGTTCTGTTGAATCTTTCAGCCACACCGTTCATTTGAGGTGTTTTGGGAGGTACTTTCTCATGTCTGATCCcatgagtcttgcaatagtgCTCGAATGGACCTCTGtactctccaccattatcacttctcaagcatttcaactttctaccagtttcacgttcaacagaggcgtgaaactccttgaagattcgtagaacttcgtcttttcttttcaatggatAGACCCACAATCTTCTAGAgtggtcatcaatgaaggtaacaaaatattgagcaccACCAAGGGACCTTTCGGATGTTGAACAGACATCTGAATAcacaagatccaaaatatgctcttttcttcttccattttcagaTCTACGGAAGGACACTCTACGCTGCTTACCTGCTAGGCagtcttcacataattcaagtggTTGTCCTTTTATACTTTGGAGATG contains:
- the LOC108329507 gene encoding ATPase 8, plasma membrane-type isoform X1; amino-acid sequence: MASDISFEDLKNENVDLEHIPVEEVFKQLKCTKEGLTSAEGEKRLQIFGPNKLEEKTDSKFLKFLGFMWNPLSWVMEAAAVMAIALANGGGKPPDWQDFLGIVVLLLINSTISFIEENNAGNAAAALMAGLAPKTKVLRDGKWSEEEAAILVPGDLISIKLGDIVPADARLLEGDPLKIDQSALTGESLPVTKNPGSEVFSGSTCKQGEIEAVVIATGVHTFFGKAAHLVDSTNNVGHFQKVLTAIGNFCICSIALGMLIEIIVMYPIQQRSYREGIDNLLVLLIGGIPIAMPTVLSVTMAIGSHRLSQQGAITKRMTAIEEMAGMDVLCSDKTGTLTLNKLTVDKNLIEVFPTGMDKDTLVLYAARASRTENQDAIDASIVGMLSDPKEARAGIDEVHFLPFNPVDKRTAITYIDAQGNWHRSSKGAPEQIIELCGLKGEILKKAHKVIDEYANRGLRSLGVSRQTVSEKSKENEGDPWEFLGLLPLFDPPRHDSAETIRRALDLGVNVKMITGDQLAIGKETGRRLGMGTNMYPSSSLLGDCKDPTIASIPIDELIEKADGFAGVFPEHKYEIVKRLQDRKHICGMTGDGVNDAPALKKADIGIAVADATDAARSASDIVLTEPGLSVIVSAVLTSRAIFQRMKNYTIYAVSITIRIVFGFMLVALIWKFDFSPFMVLVIAILNDGTIMTISKDRVKPSPLPDSWKLKEIFATGIVLGAYMAIITVVFFFLVHDTDFFTVSAIHYSNNRQLITYNSDMTYHDVFSLQRTFGVKPIADSEEQLNSALYLQVSIISQALIFVTRSRSWSYVELPGILLITAFFAAQLVATVIAVYAHWDFARINGVGWGWAGAIWVFSIVTYIPLDILKFLIRLGLSGKAWDNMLENKTAFTTKKDYGKGEREAQWAMNQRTLHGLQVGETKVNHEQSEIAEQARRRAEAARLKELHTLKGHVESVMKLKGIDIDTIQQHYTL
- the LOC108329507 gene encoding ATPase 8, plasma membrane-type isoform X2, whose protein sequence is MASDISFEDLKNENVDLEHIPVEEVFKQLKCTKEGLTSAEGEKRLQIFGPNKLEEKTDSKFLKFLGFMWNPLSWVMEAAAVMAIALANGGGKPPDWQDFLGIVVLLLINSTISFIEENNAGNAAAALMAGLAPKTKVLRDGKWSEEEAAILVPGDLISIKLGDIVPADARLLEGDPLKIDQSALTGESLPVTKNPGSEVFSGSTCKQGEIEAVVIATGVHTFFGKAAHLVDSTNNVGHFQKVLTAIGNFCICSIALGMLIEIIVMYPIQQRSYREGIDNLLVLLIGGIPIAMPTVLSVTMAIGSHRLSQQGAITKRMTAIEEMAGMDVLCSDKTGTLTLNKLTVDKNLIEVFPTGMDKDTLVLYAARASRTENQDAIDASIVGMLSDPKEARAGIDEVHFLPFNPVDKRTAITYIDAQGNWHRSSKGAPEQIIELCGLKGEILKKAHKVIDEYANRGLRSLGVSRQTVSEKSKENEGDPWEFLGLLPLFDPPRHDSAETIRRALDLGVNVKMITGDQLAIGKETGRRLGMGTNMYPSSSLLGDCKDPTIASIPIDELIEKADGFAGVFPEHKYEIVKRLQDRKHICGMTGDGVNDAPALKKADIGIAVADATDAARSASDIVLTEPGLSVIVSAVLTSRAIFQRMKNYTIYAVSITIRIVFGFMLVALIWKFDFSPFMVLVIAILNDGTIMTISKDRVKPSPLPDSWKLKEIFATGIVLGAYMAIITVVFFFLVHDTDFFTRTFGVKPIADSEEQLNSALYLQVSIISQALIFVTRSRSWSYVELPGILLITAFFAAQLVATVIAVYAHWDFARINGVGWGWAGAIWVFSIVTYIPLDILKFLIRLGLSGKAWDNMLENKTAFTTKKDYGKGEREAQWAMNQRTLHGLQVGETKVNHEQSEIAEQARRRAEAARLKELHTLKGHVESVMKLKGIDIDTIQQHYTL